The following is a genomic window from Balneola sp..
ATAAAAGAACTTACACCAAGGTTAGAGGATTATCTGGTGGTAGTAATGAATGCCGAGCGTTATTCAGCAGAAGAATGTGTTCAACAAGCCTTTCTTGATGTTTTTGAACAGATTAGAAAAGATAACATTAAGGAGAAAAAATATATTTTTAGTTATCTGATAAAATCATGCAGACATGAGTATTTACGATATAGTAAAAGAGAGCATAAATTTAAGTATGAAGAAGAAGCTCTGAATGTACTTTATGAACCAGAAGAGCAAATAAAAAACCTATTAGATCAAGAAAGACAGCGAATTCTTGAAGATTGTTTAAACGAACTCAAAGCTAAATCAAGACGGTTTATTGAATATTTTATTGATAAGCCAGATGCAACTACAGATGAAGCTACAGAGGAATTTGGGCTAAGCAGTGCAAATGTTCGAACCAGAAAATCAAGGATTCTCAGTCGCCTTCATCATTGCTATAAGCGTAAATCTAATGAGTAAAAGCTTACAAGAGAGAGTGTAACAAGTCTTGTAATTTACTATTCAATAAGGGTTTAAAAAGCGATAAGATTATTTTCTTTTAGGATGTAACAAATTTAGATCATTCTGACAATTTCCTGATTTACGATTCCATAGACTTGTTCACCGGATTTAGGTGTAATTGGATGAGTACCTGTAAATCCACCAAAAGCAGGTAGTAATCCAAATTGTTCTCCAAAATAGAAACAGGGTATTCTAAGCTTTTGACGTGCTTTCCCTTTAAGAATAACCGAAGGATGGATATGCCCGGATATCGTATAATTTTTGTTGGAAGAATCAATCAAAGTATAATCGTGACAAAATGTAAATGGAACGCTATCAATTATAGATGTACAAATGAGCCCTAATGCCTCATATTCTTCAGGGGAATAAAAATCATGGTTACCCATAGCTAAAATCATCTCAAGAGAAGAGTAGTTGGTACGCCAATTTTTGAATAGTTCCCATTCAATGTTCTTGTCGCTATGAAAAAGATCACCAAGGAAAAGTACTTGGTTCGGTTTAAATCGCTCTATAAGTGAATCAATTCGATTAAGATTTTCATTATTTACCCCACTTGGAACTGGTATCCCCGATTTTTGAAAATGTCCTGTTTTTCCAAGATGTAAATCTGAAAGAATTAAGGTCCTTTGATTTATCCAGAACATTGCTTTTTCGGGAGTGAGAATAAACTCTTGACCGATAAGTTCTATTTGAAAGTCTTTTTTAGATATCATTTAACGTGTTTCCCAAGTTGCACCTGCATCCTTTTAATTCGATCGATTAGTTTTTCAGAACTAAGTTTGCCCCTCAATCTATCTACCATTATGGGAAATGCATAAGGTGTAAATCGTTCAGTATGATTTAACACAATTTCTTGTTTCTGAATTTTCATCATCACCTTTCTTAACCTGATTTCATCAAGTTGAAAAAACATGACCTCATCAAAAGCTTGCCGAATTAGTAGATGATCAGGTTCATACTGCGTGAATACATCAAAAAGAAGGCTTGAATTCATTCTTAAGTGTTTCGTTTTGCGCTGCTCTCCCGGGAAACCATGAAAGATTAATCCAGCTACCTGCCCAACTTCCCAGAATTTTCTTTTAGCCAACTCACTATTGTTAAGGCTTGCTCGAATATCCTCAGTTAGATGATCCACAGAGAGTACATCACTTTTTAATGCTTCTTCTATGGGGATATCCTGATCTGATAATAACTCAAATCCATAATCATTCATGGCTATCGAAAAAGTAATAGGAGTCATCTTTGAGATCCTGTGAGCAATAACAGCCGACATTCCCTCATGTACATATCTTCCTTCGAAAGGATAGAAGAATACATGGCAACCTTCTCTTGAAAAACTCTTCTCTATTAGAAATTGATTTTCACTCGGGAGAATAGACCAGGCTTTTTGTACATCAAGAATAGGGGCGATGGTATCTAGCTCAACCATACCTGTATTACCCGAAATAGCCTTTTGCATAGTCCTGCGAAGAATTCTGGACATATTCGAAGAAAGGGACATGCGCCCGCCTTGCCAGCTCGGTACTTTTGATTTTGAACCCTTAGCCCTTTTAACAAAAGCGGTGTTTTCTTTGATTTGTATCAATTCCAGATTCCGTCCGGCAAACCAGAACTTATCGCCAATGTTAAGGCTGGCAATAAAAGTCTCTTCAATAGAACCCAAAGACCCACCGCTCAGGTACCGAACCCTAAGTGAGGAATCGCTTGTAATTGTTCCTATGCTCATCCTGTGTCTTCTGGCAATTTTCCTGTCTTCAACCGTATAGAGATTATCATCATTGATAATTGCTTTCGAATATTCTGGATAGCTACTCAGTGATTTTCCACCAGTAGTAATAAAGCGTAAAGCCCATTCCCATTCTTCGTTGGTTAAAGTCTGATATGCAAATGTGGATGTAAGTTCCGGGAACAGATACTCTGGATTAAAACCATCAGAAACTGCCAATGTCACTAAATATTGAACAAGTACATCCATTGGTTTAAGGATGGGTTCACGGCTTTCCATTTCAGATTCATCCACAGCATTTTTGAGTGCAGCTGCTTCAATCAGCTCCAGTGCGTGGGTGGGTACAAAGTGAATAGAACTGGTTGCACCAGGCTTATGACCGCTTCTTCCTGCACGTTGTAGGAAACGAGCAATTCCTTTCGGACTCCCTATTTGAATCACCGTATCAACCGGGCTAAAATCTACTCCTAAATCTAAACTTGAAGTACATACAACGGCTTTAAGTATTCCTTCATGAAGAGATTTCTCAACCCAATCCCTCACGTCTCTATCCAGAGAGCCATGGTGTAAAGCAATAGTACCGGCATAATCAGGACTAGTATCAAGAATTCGTTGGAACCATGCTTCTGATTGTCCTCTTGTATTAGTAAAAATTAGTGTAGAAGTATGATTGTCAATAATGGGAAGGATTTTAGGAAGTAGGTTTAATCCCAAGTGCCCGTGCCATGGAAAAGTTTCGATTTCATCGGGTAAAACAGATTTGATGACTATATTCTTTTTTATATCTGCTTTAACAATTACCGAATTTGAAGAAGAATACTCATTCCCTATAAGTACTTCCAATGCCTGCTCTAAATTTCCAATAGTAGCAGAGATTCCCCAAATAGAAAGATGAGGTCTTAATGCTTTTAAACGTGACAATCCAAGTTCTACCTGGATCCCTCTTTTAGAACCAAGTAGCTCATGCCATTCATCAATAATAATGGCATCAAGGTTTTTAAAATGTCTTGCATAGTTTTTTTGTGCAAGAAGTATGTGAATACTTTCCGGAGTGGTGATTAAAACTTCAGGCATTTTGCGGTTTTGCTTTTGCTTAACCGATTGAGAAACATCACCAGTTCTTCTTTCAACCTCCCAGGGTATTTCCATTTCATCTAAAGAAGTTTGGAGAGCGCTTTCAATATCTTTTGCTAAGGCCCTTAAAGGAGTAATCCACAGAACCCTAAGCCCATTTGATGCCTTCTCTTTATAATCCTCAGGATGTTCATTAATCCATTTGATAATGTTAGGAATCCAAAGAGCAAAAGTTTTACCACTTCCTGTAGGTGCGTTCAGGAGTCCTTTTTTCCCATTCAGGAAATGGCGCCATACTTTCTTTTGAAAAGGGAAGATGGTCCAGCCTTTTGAATGGAACCATTCTTCTACTATTCGTTCGCCATTAGATACCTGTTTTTTCAATAGAATTTATTCTTGCTTCTACGCTTAAAAAACGTCAACATTGATCACTTCGAAACCTAACCAATTTGACGGAAAATGTGGCTGAATATAAAATCATTCAATAATTATCAGGAAACTTTTAACGCTAGTGAAAAAGATCGTCTAGCCTTCTGGGAGCACGAGGCCGGAACTTTTTACTGGAGGAAGCGATGGCACACAGTTCAAAGCGGGGGCTTTGAAACAGCCGATATCAAATGGTTCGAAGGGGGTAAGCTAAATATAACCGAGAACGCACTTGATCGTCATTTAAATACGATAGGAAATAAGACTGCCTTTATATTTGAGCCTAACCATCCTGATTCTTTTCGAAGAACGATTACCTACCGCCAACTTCACGAAGATGTATGCCGGTTTTCGAATGTACTTCAAAGCAAGGGAGTACATAAAGGAGATCGTGTTTGTATCTATATGGCAATGACCCCTGAATTAATTATTACGGCACTCGCATGCGCTCGAATTGGAGCTGTTCACTCTATTGTATTTGCCGGGTTCTCCGCACAATCATTGAGTGAACGAATTAATGATTGTGAAGCAAAAATGTTAATCACCAATGACGGATTAAGAAGAGGGGATAAGCATGTTCCGCTAAAGGATATTTCAGACGAAGCACTTAAAACCAGTCCTTCAATTAAAAATGTGATTGTATGTCAACGTACTAACAGGGATGTAGATTGGGTAGAAGGAAGAGACGAATGGTGGCACAATCTAATTCGCAATGCATCAAAACAGCACGAAGCTGTAGAAATGGATTCCGAAGATCCATTATTCATACTCTACACCTCAGGTTCTACAGGTAAGCCAAAAGGTGTGGTTCACACTTGTGGCGGATATATGGTGTATACCAGCTATTCATTCAGAAATGTGTTTCAGGTTGGTGCTGATGATGTGTACTGGTGTACGGCTGATGCAGGATGGATAACCGGTCATAGCTATATCATTTATGGGCCACTTTTTACAGGCACAACAGGTATTATTTTTGAAGGGACTCCAACCTACCCAGATGCGGGCCGTTTTTGGGAAGTGGTCGAGAAGTATAAAGTCACTCATTTCTATACCGCTCCAACGGCTATCCGTGCGTTAATGAGTTTTGATTTGGATTTTGTTCGAAAATACGATCTAAGCTCTCTTAAAATTTTGGGATCAGTGGGAGAGCCCATTAATGAAGAGGCATGGCATTGGTATCATACCCATATAGGAAATAATCAATGCTCCATAGTAGATACCTGGTGGCAAACAGAAACAGGAGGAATAATGATCTCTCCTCTAGGAGGAATTACCCCGACAAAACCAGGCTTCGCTACCTTACCACTCCCAGGAATTTTTCCTGTTTTAATGGACGAAACCGGAAAAGAAATTGAAGGCAATGGAGTAGAAGGAAATTTATGTATCAAACATCCCTGGCCTTCGATAGCCCGAACAGTATATGGTGATCACGAGCGATATAAGCAGACTTATCTCTCAGCTTATAAAGGTTATTACTTTACTGGAGATGGATGCCGGAGGGATGAGGATGGATATTATCGGATCACCGGAAGGGTTGATGATGTACTCAATGTTTCCGGGCATCGCCTAGGGACTGCGGAGATAGAAAATGCGTTAGATGAGCATCCTAAAGTTGTAGAAACAGCGGTGGTTGGATACCCCCATGATATTAAAGGACAGGGAGTGTTCGCATTTATGATTTGTGATGAAGAAATAGCAGATGTTGCTGCCTTCAAAAAAGAACTTCTTGAGTTGGTAGTAAAGATTATTGGGCCTATCGCCAAGCCAGATAAAATTCAGGTAGTGCCCGGTCTTCCTAAAACCCGGTCGGGAAAAATTATGCGCAGAATACTCAGAAAAGTAGCTGCCCAGGATTTAGATAATTTGGGTGACACTTCAACTCTGCTAGATCCAAGCGTGGTTGAGGCTATTAAGAATGGAGAGGCTGTTTAGAAACTCAGCAAATACCCAGCTGGTAAAAATATCAGGCTAAGTATAAGCAATACCAGTCTAAACCTGGTCTTTATCATCATTTGATGAAAAAATAGTCCGAAAGTATACGGGTGGTCAATGAGCCAATCGTAGTAGTGAATGCGATGGGATGAGCCTAAAGCCATAGTAACATGTCCATGGATGATGGTTATCATAAAAGGAACGGCAAACATAAAAGCTCCTAAATACCTCAGTATTTCCATCATGCCCAATAATTTAGCGGCGTAATAGTAGGGCCACGCAAACAGGACAATCAATGGTACACTAAGGATCCAGTTGATCAGACTTATTCGTACATAATTTGAATGGGAAAGCTCGGACAATAGAAATTTTGAATTATAGATTTTGAATTAGGCTGTTGGAATATCTGACCAGCTTACTTCAAAATCCATAAATTAATCATTCAAAATTATATTTGGGAGGCAATCAGCATCTCAATACCACGATAGGGGATATCAAACATTTCGCTGATGGATTTTTTGGTGATATGTTTTTTATAGGCATAGGTACCATTTCGTAAGGCTACATTTTCCCATAAACACTCTTTTACTCCCCCTGCATCACCTATAGCTAACACATAAGGCACCAGGACGTTATTCAGTGCATAAGTAGCAGTTCGGGCTACATTCGCAGGAATGTTAGGTACACAATAATGAGTCACATTATGCACACTAAAAATTGGGTTAGAATGTGTAGTGGGTTGGCTCGTAGCCACACAACCACCCTGGTCAATGACTGTATCTACGATTACACTTCCTGCTTTCATAGATGCTACCATTTCTTCAGTAACCAAACATGGAGAACGTTCTCCTTCGGCCATTGCAGCGCCTATAATTACATCAGCAAATTTGAGTGCATTACTCAGATATTGTTGGTTTGCAACAGCAGTAATGATTCTCCGGTCAAGCGCATTCTCTAAGCGGCGTAAAGCAGTAAGATCATTATCCATCACAAAAACTTGAGCACCATATCCTAAAGCAGTGCGCGCGGCATATTCTCCGGTAATTCCAGCTCCAAGTATGACAACTGTTGCAGGAGGAACTCCTGAAATCCCACCAAGCATAATACCTTGACCGCTACTCTGACTCTCCAAATAATGAGCAGCTATCTGCACTGCGATAGAACCTGTAATCTCATGCATCATACGAACAATCGGAAATTCCTTATCGGTTCCCTGGATAAACTCATAACCGATGCCTGTTACATTTTTCTCAGCCAATGCATCAAAATATTCTTTGGTTTGGCTTCCGAGGTGTAAAGCAGAAATTAGAGTGTGATTAGGTTCTAAATACTCAGATTCCTCAGGTGAGAGGGGAGCAATCTTTAGTAATAATTCAGATTTCTTATACACATCATCGGTACTAAGTGCTATTTCTGCTCCTGCCTCAGCATAATCTCTATCTGAGAAATTGGCTTCTTCGCCAGCACCCTTTTCGATTAATACTTCATGCCCGTTGGCTCGTAGTATAGAAACACCTCCGGGAGTGAGAGAGACTCTTTTTTCGTCAACCGAACGTTCTTTGGGGATACCGATTTTTAGTGATACTTCGCTTTTTGTGCGTATCAAATGTTTTTCAAGGGTTTTGATCCCTATTTGTTCGGTATCTAAAGGATTAATATCCATAATCTATGATTCAGCTATCATTGAAAGAAACTCACTCTCGTCCAAAATCTCAATTCCTAGATTCTGAGCTTTGGTAAGCTTGCTACCTGCAGATTCTCCTGCAAGTACAAAATCGGTTTTCTTACTTACTGAAGAAGAAGTTTTACCACCATTTTGTTCAATCATATTAGCGGCTTCCTTTCTAGATAGAGTAGGAAGAGTGCCTGTTAACACAATAGTTTTCCCTTCAAACACATTAGATGTTAATTCAACCTCTTCAATTTCGAACTGTAATCCATAGGCAATGAGCCTTTCTGTAAGAGCTTTATAGGTCTCATGATTAAAAAACTCTACAACCGACTCGGCTATTCTGGGACCGATGGAGTCTACTGCTAATAGTTCTTCTTCAGTGGCATTTCGAAGGTTTTCAATACTCTTGAATGCTTTCGCTAAATCCTTAGCTACCGTTTTACCTACAAATCGGATACCCAGAGCATATAAGACCCTTTCAAAAGGCTGGGTTTTGCTTTTATTAATCCCATTGATAAGGTTTTGAGCGCTCTTTTCAGCCATGCGTTCAAGCGGGACAATCTGCTCGATATCAAGTTCATATAAGTCCGCATAATTGGAAATCAATCCCTCTGTTACCAATTGATCCACTACTGATTCACCAAGTCCTTCTATATCAAGGGCGTCCCGTGAAGCAAAATGTTCGATTTTTATTCGCACTTGAGGAGGGCATAATGGGTTTACACATCTCCAGGCTACTTCGCCTTCGTATTTGATGAGCTCAGCATCGCAAGCCGGACAATTACCAGGAAAGTTGAATGATGGAGATCGATTCTCACGATCCGGATTTACTACACTAACGACCTGGGGTATAATTTCTCCTGCTTTCTCGACTACTACGGTATCACCAATACGGATATCCTTTCGATGAATTTCTTCTTCATTATGAAGCGAAGCGCGTTTTACTGTAGTTCCAGCTAACAAAACGGGTTCAAGTTCTGCTACAGGAGTTATCGTTCCTAGTCGCCCTACCTGAAGGGTAATATCATTGATGATAGTTGTAGCTTGTTCCGCTTCAAATTTGTAGGCAATCGCCCAGCGAGGGAATTTAGAAGTACTTCCAAGTTGAGCCCTCAGGTTGGTTTGGTTTACCTTGATTACCACCCCGTCAGTTTCATAGGGTAAGGTATGCCTAAGTTCATCAAATTCTTTGATCGTATTATGAACCTCTTCTATAGTTTCGCAAACTTTTGGGTATTCATTTGCAGGAAGTCCATATTCACTTAGTAGTTCGACTTTACGAGATTGAGTTATGGAGTCGTATTCATCTTCAAATAGAAGATCGAAAGCAAAAAAGCGAATTGGGCGTTGTGCAACAGCTCTTGGGTCTTGCATCTTCAAAGATCCTGCTGTTGAATTCCTTGGATTTGCAAAAACGGATAAACCTTCTTCCTGCCTTTTCTGGTTCATTCGAGCAAATGCTTCCCGTTCCATAAATGCCTCACCTCGAACCTCAACAACAGAGGGGTAACTACCCGTTAATTTTAGAGGGATATCCCTGACGGTCTTAACATTCCTGGTAATATCATCACCTTGTTGTCCATTCCCGCGTGTTGCACCAAGCACCAGCTCTCCGTTTTCATAACGTAGTCGGAGGGAGGCACCATCAAATTTCAGCTCTACAAGGTAATTATAGTCAGAGTGTTCCAGGATTCTCTGAACCCGGCCATTAAAATCATTTAGTTCCTGCTCATTATAAGTATTATCTAAACTGAGGAGAGGCGCAGGGTGAACTACAGTCTCAAATTCCGAGGAAGCTTCTCCACCTACCCGTTGTGTAGGAGAATCTTCGGTAACTAGATCATATTCTTTTTCAAGTATATCTAGTTCTTTGAGTTTTTCATCAAACTCTTTGTCACTCATAAAAGGTTGAGCATCCTGATAATAGGCGTCATTGGCTTTTCTGAGTAGCTCCTTAAGGACAAGTACTCTTTGTTCAGCTTGTTTCTTGTCCATTTAGTAGCGAGCTAGAAGTTGATTCGATATATAATGCTGTCAGGAGCTCCTTCAGCATAAGGGAATTGTGCCGGAGGAGAAGATTGATAAATCGGGTTTTCTAATGCTTCTTTAGTGATCAACAAAGAGTTGTATTCACTATCAAAATATAATTGGCGAGCGTTTTCAATTACATGGCCGTTGTATAGAATCAACATTCTGGAATATTGGCCTCGCACAAGCAAAGTATCATTAAAATCGAAGTAAAAGGCCTCACCCTGTTCCATCCAAAAGGGATTAGTTCTCCAATTTAAATCACTCGTTACACGCACAGGCTCTAGCTTGTCAAAAGCGGCATATACTGCAACGGTATTTACTTCACTAGGTGGAGTTGATATAAATTGTGGAGTTTCCGTTTGAAGAGTGGAGGTTGGAGGAAGAATGGGATCAATGGTGTTTTGAGTAGTAGAATTCCTTGTGGTATCAATAGCCTCTGCTTCTGCTTCTGGTTCAGGTGCTTCCGGGATTGGGGCTACCTCGCTGGTCTCGGGTTCATTACTTCCAAAAAAACCAATTATTTCATTCCTGAAGAAGATAGCAGTGGCAAGAAGAGCGAGTACGAAGAAAGCAACCAATATAATGACCCGAGTCTTAGAGCTGGCTTCCTCTGAGGAGAATTTTTTCCCCATATCAGCCCAATTTACATTTTCAACGGTTGGTTTTTTAGCTTCTTTAGCCTCTTCTTTTTGTATGACTGGAGCAACTTCTTCTTTGGGTTCTTCTTCCTTCTCTTCGACTGAGGGAGTAACCCTGACATCTTCCCTAGAGAGTAGTTCTCCATCATAGATGCCAGCTTCATAGGCATCTAATGCATCAACAACTTTTTGTTCATCTAACTTAAGTGCCCTTGCATAACTGCGGATGAAATTTCTTATATAGGTTTTGTTATGCTCCGTAGATGAAAAGATGGAATCATTTTCGATGCTCTTTAATGTGAGCAAAGGAATTTTGATGGAGCTCTGTATCTCTTCGAGACTGAGCCCTAATCCTTTACGGATGATTGAGAGGTCTTTCCCAAGGGACATGCGCAAAAAAGTTGATTGTTGCGTTTATTAATTTCCGCAAACTAAGTAATTAATGTGGACTGCAAAAGCAAGCGTTAGATTTTAATTTGAAAATGTTTGAGATCGCAAAATATCTGAGCAAAGGAGTAGGAGAATTACTTTTTCCTAGCACGTGTTTGGTGTGCGGAAACATACTTCCTAAAGAGGTAAACCATCTTTGCTCTCACTGTATCACAAGCAGTTTCGAAAAAGCTAATCTAGAGAATAAACAAGTTTCCAGCGATGCCATGCTCCCTGAAGGTGTTTATTTACAGCACGCGCTTTGGAACTTCGATAAAGGTGGTTACTTGCAGGAACTTCTGCATGCGCTTAAATATCAACGGTTAAAAGGTCTCGGCATTGAAATGGGTAAGGTACTAGGTAAGGATGTTTTAGAGAACTCTTTTTTGTCTTTGGACAATCAAACGATATTAGTTCCGGTTCCTCTTCATCCCAAAAAAAGGAGAATGAGGGGTTATAATCAGGCAAGATTTATTGCAAAAGGAGTAAGTGAAGTTACAGGCATAAGAATATGCGATCAGGAGGATGTACTTCGAATAAAGAATACCTCAAGCCAAACCGGATTTACATTAGCAAAGCGTAGAAAAAATATTGATCAGGCTTTTCTGGTTCGGAACAAAGAAATATTTCAGCAAGCCGAATGTATTTTGGTAGACGATGTATTTACC
Proteins encoded in this region:
- a CDS encoding sigma-70 family RNA polymerase sigma factor, encoding MTKNRVDYSELVVALQKGDETTSARLIKELTPRLEDYLVVVMNAERYSAEECVQQAFLDVFEQIRKDNIKEKKYIFSYLIKSCRHEYLRYSKREHKFKYEEEALNVLYEPEEQIKNLLDQERQRILEDCLNELKAKSRRFIEYFIDKPDATTDEATEEFGLSSANVRTRKSRILSRLHHCYKRKSNE
- the pdeM gene encoding ligase-associated DNA damage response endonuclease PdeM; amino-acid sequence: MISKKDFQIELIGQEFILTPEKAMFWINQRTLILSDLHLGKTGHFQKSGIPVPSGVNNENLNRIDSLIERFKPNQVLFLGDLFHSDKNIEWELFKNWRTNYSSLEMILAMGNHDFYSPEEYEALGLICTSIIDSVPFTFCHDYTLIDSSNKNYTISGHIHPSVILKGKARQKLRIPCFYFGEQFGLLPAFGGFTGTHPITPKSGEQVYGIVNQEIVRMI
- a CDS encoding ligase-associated DNA damage response DEXH box helicase; this encodes MKKQVSNGERIVEEWFHSKGWTIFPFQKKVWRHFLNGKKGLLNAPTGSGKTFALWIPNIIKWINEHPEDYKEKASNGLRVLWITPLRALAKDIESALQTSLDEMEIPWEVERRTGDVSQSVKQKQNRKMPEVLITTPESIHILLAQKNYARHFKNLDAIIIDEWHELLGSKRGIQVELGLSRLKALRPHLSIWGISATIGNLEQALEVLIGNEYSSSNSVIVKADIKKNIVIKSVLPDEIETFPWHGHLGLNLLPKILPIIDNHTSTLIFTNTRGQSEAWFQRILDTSPDYAGTIALHHGSLDRDVRDWVEKSLHEGILKAVVCTSSLDLGVDFSPVDTVIQIGSPKGIARFLQRAGRSGHKPGATSSIHFVPTHALELIEAAALKNAVDESEMESREPILKPMDVLVQYLVTLAVSDGFNPEYLFPELTSTFAYQTLTNEEWEWALRFITTGGKSLSSYPEYSKAIINDDNLYTVEDRKIARRHRMSIGTITSDSSLRVRYLSGGSLGSIEETFIASLNIGDKFWFAGRNLELIQIKENTAFVKRAKGSKSKVPSWQGGRMSLSSNMSRILRRTMQKAISGNTGMVELDTIAPILDVQKAWSILPSENQFLIEKSFSREGCHVFFYPFEGRYVHEGMSAVIAHRISKMTPITFSIAMNDYGFELLSDQDIPIEEALKSDVLSVDHLTEDIRASLNNSELAKRKFWEVGQVAGLIFHGFPGEQRKTKHLRMNSSLLFDVFTQYEPDHLLIRQAFDEVMFFQLDEIRLRKVMMKIQKQEIVLNHTERFTPYAFPIMVDRLRGKLSSEKLIDRIKRMQVQLGKHVK
- the acs gene encoding acetate--CoA ligase; the encoded protein is MWLNIKSFNNYQETFNASEKDRLAFWEHEAGTFYWRKRWHTVQSGGFETADIKWFEGGKLNITENALDRHLNTIGNKTAFIFEPNHPDSFRRTITYRQLHEDVCRFSNVLQSKGVHKGDRVCIYMAMTPELIITALACARIGAVHSIVFAGFSAQSLSERINDCEAKMLITNDGLRRGDKHVPLKDISDEALKTSPSIKNVIVCQRTNRDVDWVEGRDEWWHNLIRNASKQHEAVEMDSEDPLFILYTSGSTGKPKGVVHTCGGYMVYTSYSFRNVFQVGADDVYWCTADAGWITGHSYIIYGPLFTGTTGIIFEGTPTYPDAGRFWEVVEKYKVTHFYTAPTAIRALMSFDLDFVRKYDLSSLKILGSVGEPINEEAWHWYHTHIGNNQCSIVDTWWQTETGGIMISPLGGITPTKPGFATLPLPGIFPVLMDETGKEIEGNGVEGNLCIKHPWPSIARTVYGDHERYKQTYLSAYKGYYFTGDGCRRDEDGYYRITGRVDDVLNVSGHRLGTAEIENALDEHPKVVETAVVGYPHDIKGQGVFAFMICDEEIADVAAFKKELLELVVKIIGPIAKPDKIQVVPGLPKTRSGKIMRRILRKVAAQDLDNLGDTSTLLDPSVVEAIKNGEAV
- a CDS encoding alanine dehydrogenase encodes the protein MDINPLDTEQIGIKTLEKHLIRTKSEVSLKIGIPKERSVDEKRVSLTPGGVSILRANGHEVLIEKGAGEEANFSDRDYAEAGAEIALSTDDVYKKSELLLKIAPLSPEESEYLEPNHTLISALHLGSQTKEYFDALAEKNVTGIGYEFIQGTDKEFPIVRMMHEITGSIAVQIAAHYLESQSSGQGIMLGGISGVPPATVVILGAGITGEYAARTALGYGAQVFVMDNDLTALRRLENALDRRIITAVANQQYLSNALKFADVIIGAAMAEGERSPCLVTEEMVASMKAGSVIVDTVIDQGGCVATSQPTTHSNPIFSVHNVTHYCVPNIPANVARTATYALNNVLVPYVLAIGDAGGVKECLWENVALRNGTYAYKKHITKKSISEMFDIPYRGIEMLIASQI
- the ligA gene encoding NAD-dependent DNA ligase LigA gives rise to the protein MDKKQAEQRVLVLKELLRKANDAYYQDAQPFMSDKEFDEKLKELDILEKEYDLVTEDSPTQRVGGEASSEFETVVHPAPLLSLDNTYNEQELNDFNGRVQRILEHSDYNYLVELKFDGASLRLRYENGELVLGATRGNGQQGDDITRNVKTVRDIPLKLTGSYPSVVEVRGEAFMEREAFARMNQKRQEEGLSVFANPRNSTAGSLKMQDPRAVAQRPIRFFAFDLLFEDEYDSITQSRKVELLSEYGLPANEYPKVCETIEEVHNTIKEFDELRHTLPYETDGVVIKVNQTNLRAQLGSTSKFPRWAIAYKFEAEQATTIINDITLQVGRLGTITPVAELEPVLLAGTTVKRASLHNEEEIHRKDIRIGDTVVVEKAGEIIPQVVSVVNPDRENRSPSFNFPGNCPACDAELIKYEGEVAWRCVNPLCPPQVRIKIEHFASRDALDIEGLGESVVDQLVTEGLISNYADLYELDIEQIVPLERMAEKSAQNLINGINKSKTQPFERVLYALGIRFVGKTVAKDLAKAFKSIENLRNATEEELLAVDSIGPRIAESVVEFFNHETYKALTERLIAYGLQFEIEEVELTSNVFEGKTIVLTGTLPTLSRKEAANMIEQNGGKTSSSVSKKTDFVLAGESAGSKLTKAQNLGIEILDESEFLSMIAES
- a CDS encoding ComF family protein translates to MTSSFEKANLENKQVSSDAMLPEGVYLQHALWNFDKGGYLQELLHALKYQRLKGLGIEMGKVLGKDVLENSFLSLDNQTILVPVPLHPKKRRMRGYNQARFIAKGVSEVTGIRICDQEDVLRIKNTSSQTGFTLAKRRKNIDQAFLVRNKEIFQQAECILVDDVFTTGATTFELAKSLIESGAKKTMIITVAQA